From the genome of Thermogutta terrifontis, one region includes:
- a CDS encoding 3-hydroxyacyl-CoA dehydrogenase, translated as MTLPVIDPEAATRYLASSVRLCLQRAIREAGEPTDLIGQIPETFSPESLASVLECVAQNTPTPFSRVGIVGAGLMGISIAACHLRRGCEVVLFDNAPEALATAPQRVRHELEFQIRDASQISAFLSHLHCASDLHHLADCACVIEAVPENLPLKQAIFKQLEDLVPPDRVFLTNTSTIPVGRLAKELRGPQRLMGLHFLHPVRERPVVEVIGHRQTEPLLAVSVMRQALALGKLPLTVSDSPGFVVNRLLFAYLDEALRSLADGAGIPALDESALRVGFAMGPLRIMDEIGLDTVWAAGRILWEAFPDRIQASPILVTLLKHKRLGRKTGRGFYQYSDVTSWTASPETDSTVEKLLAPWVTTPSTSVTEQMSERLLAAMVGEALSLVQEGVVKEWPMIDVAAVCGLGFPARYGGPVYLAVSQDPTAGLAWMAECLSHTLPDSKLRKFAALVASLREHVSIPPP; from the coding sequence ATGACTCTTCCCGTAATCGATCCGGAGGCGGCCACAAGATATTTAGCGTCGAGTGTCCGGCTGTGCTTGCAACGGGCGATTCGTGAGGCGGGGGAACCAACAGACCTCATTGGCCAGATTCCGGAAACATTCAGTCCAGAAAGTCTCGCCTCTGTCCTTGAGTGTGTGGCTCAGAACACCCCGACGCCATTCTCGCGCGTCGGCATTGTGGGTGCTGGCCTGATGGGCATCAGCATAGCCGCGTGCCATCTGCGCCGGGGATGCGAGGTGGTTCTCTTTGATAATGCCCCCGAGGCACTGGCCACCGCACCGCAGCGCGTTCGCCATGAACTGGAGTTTCAAATAAGAGATGCGAGCCAGATTTCCGCTTTTCTCTCACATCTTCATTGCGCATCGGATTTGCACCACCTGGCCGATTGCGCGTGCGTCATCGAGGCCGTGCCCGAGAATCTTCCCCTCAAACAGGCGATCTTTAAGCAACTGGAAGATTTGGTACCACCGGACCGTGTTTTTCTCACGAACACGTCCACGATTCCGGTGGGTCGTCTGGCGAAAGAGCTCCGCGGGCCTCAGCGCTTGATGGGGTTGCATTTTCTGCATCCGGTTCGCGAGCGCCCCGTGGTAGAAGTCATTGGCCACAGGCAGACGGAGCCTTTGCTTGCGGTCTCTGTCATGCGACAGGCGCTGGCACTGGGGAAACTTCCGCTGACGGTTTCCGATTCTCCCGGGTTTGTCGTCAACCGACTGCTTTTCGCGTACCTCGACGAAGCCCTCCGATCACTTGCCGACGGTGCCGGAATTCCAGCTCTCGATGAATCTGCCCTCCGCGTGGGCTTTGCAATGGGACCGTTGCGGATCATGGACGAAATCGGGCTCGACACAGTTTGGGCAGCCGGCAGGATTCTCTGGGAGGCGTTTCCCGATCGGATTCAAGCTTCCCCCATCCTCGTGACGTTGCTCAAGCATAAGCGATTGGGAAGAAAAACGGGCCGGGGATTCTATCAGTACAGTGACGTCACTTCCTGGACCGCCAGCCCCGAGACGGACTCCACCGTGGAAAAACTCCTGGCGCCGTGGGTGACGACCCCGTCCACAAGCGTGACGGAACAAATGAGCGAACGCCTCCTGGCTGCCATGGTGGGGGAAGCATTGTCGCTTGTTCAAGAGGGCGTTGTTAAGGAGTGGCCCATGATCGACGTGGCAGCCGTGTGCGGTTTGGGCTTTCCCGCGAGGTACGGCGGGCCGGTCTATCTGGCGGTCTCGCAGGATCCCACAGCGGGCCTGGCGTGGATGGCGGAATGCCTTTCTCACACACTGCCCGATTCTAAGCTCAGGAAGTTTGCGGCACTGGTGGCGTCGCTACGAGAGCACGTGAGCATTCCACCCCCATGA
- a CDS encoding HEAT repeat domain-containing protein, translated as MNRKPSSRIRPRVVFSLCILGAVSLGVLLAEWTGAQPPGSAPPLTQPGSPPPTIPGLPGIPGLPGTAPQQPEEKPVPPTIPNYLELSTDDSLAKQAATVQRMLREGNFSAVANGQQLFQDYYEKYFFPSWTKASNRSRLQQLRSQLIVSDLGNAARGGGPPRDLLLQIAFRTLSDFAQNNQLDPAVRVSAVLAIGELNERERPTGGGMQPPTPLPAALPFLLTLVQDTNQPDALRLAALVGLERHCACGIPDANMRDQQVIPLLRKLAGDKNAPPNRDPQIHEWFRVRAIDVLAATRQAGANGENVTFLVGFVSDENEAPAVRLAAASALGNLDYSQVQGVSPLAVVQSLGKMVLDLCVADIQSASQSGSLENLKARKIARYVGCAQQGIRGVRSMLTGKPEDQLVGKFNTALDGITKALNDSASARNPASELVRLLPPALNTLNTALQSLAASAGGSGTAPPAGAPNQPAS; from the coding sequence ATGAACAGAAAACCGTCTTCTCGGATCCGTCCGCGTGTGGTCTTCTCGTTGTGCATCCTGGGTGCTGTCAGCCTGGGGGTACTTCTTGCCGAATGGACAGGTGCTCAGCCGCCGGGTTCGGCACCTCCGTTAACGCAGCCTGGCAGTCCGCCACCCACCATTCCCGGCTTGCCCGGAATCCCGGGTTTGCCAGGCACGGCTCCCCAACAGCCAGAGGAAAAACCGGTCCCCCCGACTATCCCGAATTATCTCGAGCTTTCTACCGATGATAGCCTGGCGAAGCAGGCGGCCACCGTGCAACGAATGCTCCGGGAGGGAAACTTTTCCGCGGTGGCCAATGGCCAGCAGCTTTTTCAGGATTATTACGAAAAGTACTTTTTCCCAAGTTGGACCAAGGCAAGCAATCGGTCGCGACTCCAGCAGCTACGGTCGCAGCTTATTGTGAGCGATCTGGGCAATGCGGCACGGGGCGGTGGGCCTCCGCGTGACCTCCTCCTGCAGATCGCGTTCCGTACGTTGAGCGACTTCGCTCAGAATAATCAGCTCGATCCCGCCGTCCGTGTCAGTGCAGTGCTGGCCATTGGTGAACTGAATGAGCGGGAGCGTCCCACGGGTGGTGGCATGCAACCTCCCACGCCGCTCCCCGCCGCGCTGCCATTTTTGCTTACCCTCGTTCAGGACACCAATCAGCCCGATGCCCTGCGGCTGGCGGCACTTGTGGGCCTGGAACGCCACTGTGCCTGTGGCATTCCGGATGCCAACATGCGGGACCAGCAGGTCATTCCTCTGCTGCGGAAGCTGGCTGGGGATAAAAACGCGCCCCCAAACCGTGATCCTCAGATTCACGAATGGTTTCGAGTTCGCGCCATCGACGTCCTCGCGGCCACACGACAAGCCGGTGCCAATGGTGAAAATGTGACGTTCCTGGTCGGTTTCGTCAGTGACGAGAACGAGGCGCCGGCGGTGCGATTGGCAGCGGCATCCGCACTGGGAAATCTTGATTACTCGCAGGTCCAGGGTGTTTCGCCACTGGCGGTGGTGCAGAGCTTGGGAAAGATGGTGCTCGACCTGTGTGTGGCGGACATCCAATCCGCCAGCCAAAGTGGTTCCTTGGAGAATCTCAAAGCTCGAAAGATTGCGCGTTATGTGGGGTGTGCGCAACAGGGCATTCGAGGTGTGCGGAGTATGTTGACGGGCAAGCCGGAGGATCAGCTCGTGGGCAAATTCAACACGGCCCTTGACGGTATCACGAAGGCCCTCAACGATTCTGCCAGTGCCCGGAATCCAGCGAGCGAGCTTGTCCGGCTTCTGCCCCCCGCGCTCAATACGCTGAATACAGCTCTCCAATCACTGGCGGCGAGCGCCGGTGGAAGCGGCACCGCACCTCCGGCGGGCGCACCCAATCAACCCGCCTCGTGA
- a CDS encoding sodium:proton antiporter, with protein sequence MSHDHPVSPETNRRVVAALCVVFVLYALALIAGWPQAATRKIVEAEKHAQAQAAARQAESAASHDEATHGDPAKGKAARGESARGNLPASEATQPQSSEEKPSLEHKKENGATGEGGQGGEAEHGEAHAVLGHPPLWMVSPFVALLLIIAVFPLLPWTEHWWESNLHRFYVAAVLALVTLAYYLFVYEQPVEGHWPAHYISQPNTAGPNWGNTFAVFANAIFSEYIPFIVLLFSLYTISGGIRIEGDLRAKPITNVIIMFIGGVLASFVGTTGAAMLLIRLLLDTNSERKHVAHTVVFFIFIVCNCGGCLLPIGDPPLFLGYLRGVPFLWTLQLWKEWAFVNIGLLIIYFLWDTFYFYPREEKRDIRRDTTQVRRLQIRGLWPNLPLLVGVVLGVALLDPSKPFPGTNIHPPLYLREVVQLAMVALSLMFGDHENRVANRFNYGAIVEVAALFFGIFITMQPPLQILHVEGPRLGLTEPAQFFWATGALSSFLDNAPTYVVFFETARTLGGENLVPPGTGVAHDLLVAVSLGAVFMGANTYIGNGPNFMVRAIAEKRGIKMPSFFGYMLYSGCILIPLFILVTFIFLM encoded by the coding sequence ATGTCGCACGATCATCCTGTGTCACCAGAAACCAATCGTCGTGTCGTTGCGGCCTTGTGCGTGGTATTTGTCCTGTACGCCCTTGCCCTGATAGCGGGCTGGCCGCAAGCCGCCACCCGAAAGATCGTTGAAGCCGAGAAGCACGCCCAGGCCCAGGCCGCGGCACGACAGGCGGAATCGGCCGCTTCTCACGACGAAGCGACTCATGGAGATCCGGCGAAGGGCAAAGCTGCGCGAGGCGAGTCTGCCCGAGGAAATCTCCCAGCTTCGGAAGCAACCCAGCCGCAAAGTTCCGAGGAAAAGCCGTCCTTGGAGCATAAAAAAGAGAATGGAGCGACTGGCGAGGGTGGGCAAGGCGGGGAGGCTGAGCACGGGGAGGCGCACGCCGTGTTGGGGCATCCCCCGCTGTGGATGGTCAGCCCGTTTGTGGCTCTTCTATTGATCATTGCGGTTTTCCCCCTTTTACCCTGGACGGAACACTGGTGGGAGAGCAATCTCCACCGTTTCTATGTGGCAGCAGTTTTGGCGTTGGTCACACTGGCCTACTACCTGTTCGTTTATGAGCAGCCGGTCGAGGGACACTGGCCTGCCCATTATATCAGCCAGCCGAATACCGCCGGTCCCAACTGGGGCAATACCTTTGCTGTCTTCGCCAACGCAATTTTCAGCGAGTACATTCCCTTCATTGTGCTGCTTTTCAGCCTTTACACGATCAGTGGGGGAATTCGCATCGAAGGCGACCTGCGTGCGAAACCGATCACCAACGTGATCATCATGTTCATTGGCGGCGTGCTGGCCAGCTTCGTGGGGACGACAGGGGCCGCCATGCTCCTCATCCGTCTTCTGCTTGACACAAATAGCGAACGAAAACACGTGGCACACACGGTGGTGTTCTTCATCTTTATCGTGTGCAACTGTGGGGGATGTTTGCTCCCGATCGGCGATCCGCCGCTGTTCCTCGGATATCTGCGTGGGGTACCGTTCCTCTGGACTCTCCAATTGTGGAAAGAGTGGGCCTTTGTCAACATCGGTCTATTGATCATTTACTTCCTGTGGGATACGTTCTACTTCTATCCCCGTGAAGAGAAACGGGATATTCGTCGGGACACAACGCAGGTTCGACGTCTCCAGATTCGCGGATTATGGCCCAATCTGCCCCTGCTGGTCGGTGTGGTGCTGGGAGTAGCCCTTCTGGATCCCAGCAAGCCTTTCCCGGGAACCAACATTCACCCGCCGTTATATCTTCGGGAAGTGGTCCAACTGGCCATGGTGGCTCTGTCGCTGATGTTTGGTGACCACGAGAATCGGGTGGCCAATCGGTTCAACTACGGGGCCATTGTGGAAGTGGCGGCCCTGTTCTTCGGTATATTCATCACCATGCAGCCGCCTCTGCAAATCCTGCATGTGGAAGGTCCCCGATTGGGGCTGACGGAACCTGCGCAATTCTTCTGGGCCACCGGGGCACTCTCCTCATTCCTGGACAATGCCCCGACTTATGTGGTGTTTTTTGAAACCGCTCGAACATTGGGCGGAGAAAATCTTGTGCCGCCTGGCACCGGTGTGGCTCACGATTTGCTCGTGGCCGTCAGTTTGGGAGCGGTCTTCATGGGCGCCAACACATACATCGGAAATGGCCCCAATTTCATGGTTCGTGCCATCGCCGAAAAACGCGGCATCAAGATGCCGAGCTTTTTCGGTTACATGCTCTACAGCGGGTGTATCCTAATACCGCTATTCATTCTGGTCACGTTCATTTTCCTAATGTGA
- a CDS encoding iron-containing alcohol dehydrogenase: MKGFSIALQPYQFVMPRKIIFGWGCRQHLAEELPRWGTRVFVICGSRTLERQGVLDHLRRLLERAGVTWQFLTTISREPLVCDVDAVTGQVRSIGLRPGDMLLAVGGGSAIDLAKAVAAMATNSQGESVQDYLENVGRGLKLTQPPLPVVAVPTTAGTGTEATRNAVISSLDPPFKKSLRDDRVVPLVAVVDPELTVTQPPHVTASSGMDAITQLVESFISNRRKPIPQMLAPEGLRLALKWLTTAYREPDHREAREAMAQAALLSGICLANAGLGMAHGIAAALGVVAGIPHGLACAMMLPAALRANRTVVGRELAYLTRHALEKDFPNDDAAVDALIEAVEQLRADLHLPQKLREIGVSQEMIPKIAAGSFGTSMSGNPRPMTQGEIEDILCSLY; the protein is encoded by the coding sequence ATGAAAGGTTTTTCCATCGCGCTTCAGCCGTATCAATTCGTGATGCCGCGGAAGATCATCTTCGGCTGGGGATGCCGCCAGCACCTGGCCGAGGAATTACCGCGGTGGGGGACAAGGGTGTTCGTGATTTGTGGTTCCCGCACCCTGGAAAGACAGGGCGTTCTGGACCATCTGCGGCGACTGCTGGAAAGAGCCGGAGTGACGTGGCAGTTCCTGACCACAATTTCCCGCGAGCCGCTGGTCTGTGACGTGGATGCGGTCACCGGACAGGTCCGCTCGATTGGGCTTCGACCGGGTGACATGTTACTGGCGGTCGGTGGTGGATCGGCCATCGATCTCGCCAAAGCGGTTGCAGCAATGGCCACGAATTCCCAGGGGGAGTCGGTCCAGGACTACCTGGAAAACGTGGGGCGGGGACTCAAGCTGACACAACCACCGCTCCCCGTGGTGGCTGTTCCCACCACGGCAGGAACGGGAACGGAAGCCACACGCAATGCTGTCATTTCGTCCCTGGATCCTCCCTTTAAGAAGAGCCTGCGGGATGATCGGGTTGTGCCGCTGGTTGCGGTGGTTGATCCCGAGCTGACCGTAACGCAGCCGCCGCATGTTACGGCCAGTTCCGGGATGGACGCCATTACCCAACTGGTTGAAAGTTTTATTTCCAATCGTCGCAAGCCCATCCCCCAAATGCTCGCCCCCGAAGGTCTTCGTCTGGCGCTCAAGTGGCTGACAACCGCGTATCGAGAACCTGATCACCGAGAAGCTCGTGAAGCCATGGCCCAGGCTGCCCTGCTCTCAGGAATCTGCCTGGCCAATGCGGGGCTGGGGATGGCTCACGGAATCGCGGCAGCGTTAGGGGTGGTGGCGGGGATCCCGCACGGATTGGCCTGTGCGATGATGCTCCCGGCGGCCCTTCGTGCCAATCGCACCGTTGTCGGCCGGGAGCTCGCTTATCTCACTCGGCATGCCCTGGAGAAAGATTTCCCTAACGACGATGCGGCGGTTGATGCGTTGATCGAGGCCGTGGAGCAGTTGCGAGCGGATCTGCATCTCCCTCAAAAACTTCGCGAAATCGGGGTCAGTCAAGAGATGATCCCAAAAATTGCCGCGGGTTCCTTCGGTACAAGCATGAGTGGCAATCCGCGACCGATGACCCAGGGAGAGATCGAGGATATTTTGTGCAGTTTGTATTAA